In a single window of the Nitrospirota bacterium genome:
- a CDS encoding DUF499 domain-containing protein has protein sequence MNQLKQLCTPRTFEQDTDVQDITDLIENRIDSALFFETNYKTQGMSVLLKTAFERFKGKSQQKLIKLTQSMGGGKTHNMISLGLLARHPAHRKAIIGTDYNDEGLGEVTVLAFSGRESNVPNGIWGVIAKQLNREAEFKSLWEGALRAPGPSEWINMLKGSPKLILLDELPPYLENAKTITVGAGDLSIVTTTALANLFNALNRQELNNVLVVIADLKATYQSGTRLLQSTFPNLEGEVNRFALDVQPVGSSSDEIYDILRTKLFARLPAKDVVNEIAIAYKDKVEEAKNLGFTTYNPDKIFTGIKESYPFHPSVRELYERFRENQNFQQTRDLIRLMRKVVTSMWETGLAGRRFLINVFDIDLNETSMNTTISQIKPSLGNAISKDIANEGRATAELVDRQYNIEFVSQLAKLLLVSSLADVPHALLGLTQHELVGYLVEPGKDITNYRNAFEEFLGQAWYIHSDKDGRLHFQNVRNLIAELNSLIDGYDEDSARLEVRKFLEDRFRPTINDCYQNVLVFPAIDQIKLEEGKISLVLFEPNIAEGGINPDLQRLYDDTQFKNRVMFLTGDRNTMDNLLRKAKEHKAIQRIIANMRNERVPENNPQFEMAVDREHKINLAFLTAARETFVKLYYPFSFRGQDTLVDSDFLMQFSGNNFNGEEQIRKLLTEKQKFTNEDPKSENFRQKCLARLFTLDEMRKEDLKNRAATNPAWQWHHPKALEELIDHCLRTGVWFQAGNYIQKNPPKEDTSVTVQATWPDKNKSEAVLRIIPRFGDVVHYEYDQPPTTLSDKITDFNNWRTDEMTMHFLCVDSKGAHTTGQPYKWVNKLNLRYKVYDAGDEKKVKLEASADDAVILYTTDGSDPKDSGAKYVNDFIIPGDTRFVLAIAEKKGVWSEKLEIRIDWTRAEGLKIDRNRPLTYQKRGMYNTSNNKNTYEELELFQKHGASFKGIFLNFSFKRDGKDHWAQTNFDDSLVLTREQVEAQIGFMRDALSGDGDFNTSLQFSAVIFPTGQAFEDWMAAKQLQTASLKQEEIIQ, from the coding sequence ATGAACCAACTCAAACAGCTCTGCACACCACGCACATTTGAACAAGATACTGATGTTCAGGATATCACTGACCTGATTGAAAACCGGATTGATTCAGCGCTCTTCTTTGAGACCAATTATAAAACCCAGGGCATGTCAGTATTGCTGAAAACTGCCTTTGAACGCTTCAAAGGCAAGAGTCAGCAGAAATTGATCAAGCTTACCCAGAGTATGGGTGGCGGCAAAACACACAACATGATTTCGCTGGGTCTACTCGCCAGGCACCCAGCTCATCGAAAGGCCATAATAGGTACAGACTACAATGATGAAGGTCTTGGTGAGGTTACTGTTCTTGCCTTCTCAGGCCGTGAAAGCAATGTTCCAAATGGTATCTGGGGTGTTATAGCAAAACAATTAAATCGTGAGGCAGAATTTAAATCACTTTGGGAGGGGGCATTAAGGGCGCCGGGGCCGAGTGAGTGGATTAATATGCTGAAGGGCTCACCCAAGCTGATTTTATTGGATGAGCTGCCGCCCTATCTTGAAAATGCGAAGACCATCACAGTCGGCGCCGGTGATTTATCTATTGTAACAACAACTGCCCTGGCTAATCTGTTCAATGCATTAAACAGGCAGGAGTTAAACAATGTACTGGTAGTCATTGCAGACCTCAAGGCTACTTACCAAAGCGGCACCCGGTTGCTGCAATCCACTTTCCCTAATCTTGAAGGGGAGGTTAACCGCTTTGCATTAGATGTACAGCCTGTGGGGAGTTCCTCTGATGAGATTTATGATATTCTAAGGACAAAGCTATTTGCAAGGCTGCCTGCAAAGGATGTTGTCAATGAAATTGCAATTGCTTATAAGGACAAGGTTGAGGAAGCAAAAAATCTTGGCTTCACCACTTATAATCCGGACAAGATCTTTACAGGCATTAAGGAATCGTATCCATTCCATCCCTCAGTGCGTGAACTGTATGAACGTTTCAGGGAAAACCAGAACTTCCAGCAGACCCGTGACCTCATTCGTTTAATGCGTAAAGTTGTTACATCAATGTGGGAAACCGGCCTTGCGGGAAGACGTTTTCTCATCAATGTGTTTGACATAGACCTGAACGAGACATCCATGAACACGACTATTAGTCAAATCAAACCTTCACTTGGTAATGCCATAAGTAAAGACATTGCCAATGAAGGCCGTGCAACTGCTGAATTGGTAGACCGGCAATATAACATAGAATTCGTCTCTCAGCTTGCGAAGCTGCTATTGGTATCAAGCCTGGCGGATGTACCCCATGCATTGTTAGGTTTAACCCAGCATGAGCTGGTTGGCTATCTGGTAGAACCCGGCAAAGACATCACTAACTACCGCAACGCGTTTGAAGAATTCCTGGGTCAGGCGTGGTATATACACAGCGATAAAGACGGCCGCCTCCATTTCCAGAATGTGCGAAACCTGATTGCAGAACTGAACAGTCTGATTGATGGATATGATGAGGACAGTGCAAGACTTGAAGTCCGCAAATTTCTTGAAGACCGCTTCCGCCCGACGATAAATGACTGCTACCAGAATGTCCTGGTATTTCCGGCAATTGATCAGATCAAGCTGGAAGAAGGGAAGATTTCGCTGGTATTATTTGAACCAAACATCGCAGAGGGAGGCATAAATCCCGACCTGCAGAGGTTGTATGATGACACGCAATTCAAAAACAGGGTAATGTTCCTCACTGGTGATCGCAACACCATGGACAACCTGCTACGCAAAGCAAAGGAGCACAAGGCCATTCAACGGATTATTGCCAACATGCGGAATGAACGGGTTCCTGAGAATAATCCCCAGTTTGAAATGGCGGTTGATCGGGAACACAAGATCAACCTGGCCTTTTTAACAGCAGCCAGGGAGACATTTGTAAAATTATACTATCCGTTCAGCTTCCGGGGACAGGATACACTGGTAGACTCTGATTTCCTGATGCAGTTTTCCGGCAACAATTTTAATGGGGAAGAACAAATCCGCAAGCTGTTAACAGAAAAGCAGAAATTCACAAACGAAGACCCCAAATCCGAAAACTTCCGCCAGAAATGTCTCGCCCGATTATTCACGCTGGATGAAATGCGGAAGGAGGATTTAAAGAACCGTGCTGCGACCAACCCCGCTTGGCAATGGCATCATCCAAAGGCATTGGAAGAATTGATTGACCATTGTCTGAGAACGGGTGTATGGTTTCAGGCAGGCAATTATATTCAGAAAAATCCTCCTAAAGAGGATACCTCTGTTACAGTGCAGGCAACATGGCCGGACAAAAACAAGAGTGAAGCTGTCCTGAGGATCATTCCCAGGTTTGGCGATGTAGTGCACTATGAATATGACCAGCCGCCCACTACGCTCTCTGATAAAATAACCGACTTCAACAACTGGCGCACAGATGAAATGACTATGCATTTCCTATGCGTGGATAGTAAAGGCGCCCATACAACCGGACAGCCATATAAGTGGGTAAACAAGTTAAACCTTCGTTATAAGGTTTATGATGCGGGTGATGAAAAGAAGGTAAAGCTGGAGGCATCAGCCGATGATGCAGTCATTCTTTACACTACTGATGGATCAGACCCTAAAGACAGCGGCGCAAAATATGTTAATGACTTCATCATCCCCGGAGACACACGGTTTGTACTGGCTATTGCTGAAAAGAAGGGCGTCTGGAGTGAGAAGCTGGAAATCCGTATTGACTGGACCAGGGCTGAAGGTTTAAAGATTGACAGGAACAGACCGCTTACCTATCAAAAGCGTGGCATGTACAACACCAGCAATAATAAAAACACCTATGAGGAACTGGAATTATTTCAAAAACATGGGGCCTCTTTCAAAGGTATATTCCTCAACTTTTCTTTTAAACGGGATGGTAAAGACCACTGGGCACAGACCAATTTTGATGATTCATTGGTACTGACCAGGGAGCAGGTGGAGGCGCAAATAGGTTTTATGCGAGACGCACTGTCGGGTGATGGGGATTTCAATACATCCCTGCAATTTAGTGCGGTAATATTTCCGACAGGCCAGGCATTTGAAGACTGGATGGCTGCTAAACAATTACAGACTGCCAGCCTTAAGCAGGAAGAGATTATTCAGTAA
- a CDS encoding DUF3780 domain-containing protein produces the protein MSKNKDVIGFGFKPSESRHHFLVVIPKTATGKVLIYERFDWGSMDENPDKLAAELSLFEPPEQKIDQRFDRLKCELSKLKWKEIESALRTEFNHRLKEYGLKGGAWKQGQNVVQLLLGKEMTLLCWAIEDCDIKVIPTAIKNWQGLKPEERWWLFTMTNASTGDVHSKYGWRTAIRYALTENPVTDKYQQRSIFDQYVNDAIEHYKIKA, from the coding sequence ATGTCTAAGAATAAAGATGTTATAGGCTTTGGCTTCAAACCTTCTGAGTCAAGGCATCACTTCCTCGTGGTAATACCAAAGACCGCGACAGGCAAGGTGCTTATTTACGAGCGGTTTGACTGGGGCAGCATGGATGAAAATCCGGATAAACTGGCTGCGGAGCTATCCCTGTTTGAACCGCCTGAGCAAAAGATTGATCAGCGTTTTGACCGTTTGAAGTGCGAGCTTTCTAAACTCAAGTGGAAAGAGATAGAATCTGCGCTTCGCACGGAATTTAATCATCGCCTCAAAGAATATGGTCTAAAGGGGGGGGCATGGAAACAGGGACAGAATGTCGTTCAGCTATTATTGGGCAAGGAAATGACATTGCTCTGCTGGGCTATTGAAGATTGCGACATCAAAGTGATCCCGACTGCCATCAAAAACTGGCAGGGGCTGAAGCCCGAAGAACGCTGGTGGCTTTTTACAATGACCAATGCGAGCACCGGTGATGTCCACTCAAAATACGGCTGGCGAACCGCAATCCGCTACGCCCTGACGGAAAACCCGGTCACCGATAAATATCAGCAGCGGAGCATCTTTGACCAGTATGTAAACGATGCTATTGAGCATT